One Cucurbita pepo subsp. pepo cultivar mu-cu-16 chromosome LG20, ASM280686v2, whole genome shotgun sequence genomic window carries:
- the LOC111783339 gene encoding tetrahydrocannabinolic acid synthase-like, giving the protein MSATVMNALFILSSFSVLWVVALAHKHEHFLQCLSIHSRDISKVIYTPINSSYSSLLSSYALNPRVSTPATPNPRVIIKPSHLSHIQAAVVCSKSHGFRIRTRSGGHDAEGLSYISHHLPFIVVDLKNLNSIAVDIENNTAWVQSGATIGEVYYEIAKKSRTLAFPAGVCPTVGFGGHLSGGGYGWLMRKYGLAADNVVDAYLVDAYGKVLDREAMGEDLFWAIRGGGGGSFGIVVGWKVKLVAVPAIVTTCQLEKNLDGYAKKLVYQWQYVANKMDENLLLGVNLTGGNPTEGAKPNHKATFFSLFLGNSHQLIATMNTTFPQLGLTNNDCQQTSWIQSTLLAAGFTNRDPLEFLLTKTSFNTVAYKIKSDYVNKPISKHAFKGIWDRLKSPKMESAQLLLFPYGGRMSQIPTWETPFSHRAEFMYKISYVVGWAEQSMEANERNLNWVREFYEYMSPFVSNSPRAAYVNYRDLDIGMNNEYGSTSYEEARVWGEMYFGDNFKRLVRVKNKVDPLNFFRHEQSVPPLTLS; this is encoded by the exons ATGTCTGCTACCGTAATGAATGCCTTGTTTATTCTATCTTCATTTTCCGTCTTATGGGTAGTTGCTTTAGCTCACAAACACGAACATTTTCTTCAATGTCTCTCTATACACTCTAGAGACATTTCTAAGGTCATATACACTCCAATCAATTCCTCTTATTCTTCCCTTTTGAGCTCCTATGCTCTAAACCCTAGAGTCTCCACTCCTGCGACCCCAAACCCTCGTGTCATCATCAAACCATCGCACCTTTCCCACATTCAAGCTGCCGTGGTTTGCTCCAAAAGCCATGGCTTCCGAATCCGAACACGAAGCGGCGGGCACGACGCCGAGGGTCTTTCTTACATCTCCCACCACCTCCCATTCATCGTTGTCGACTTGAAAAATCTCAACTCCATCGCGGTCGACATCGAGAACAACACTGCATGGGTTCAGTCTGGTGCAACCATAGGTGAGGTCTATTACGAAATTGCTAAGAAAAGTCGAACGCTCGCATTTCCAGCTGGTGTTTGCCCCACGGTGGGGTTTGGTGGGCACTTGAGTGGCGGTGGCTATGGGTGGTTGATGAGAAAATATGGGCTTGCGGCGGATAATGTGGTGGATGCTTACTTGGTGGATGCTTATGGGAAGGTTTTGGATAGGGAGGCGATGGGGGAGGACTTGTTTTGGGCCATTAGAGGCGGCGGTGGAGGGAGCTTTGGGATCGTTGTGGGGTGGAAGGTGAAGCTGGTTGCTGTTCCAGCCATTGTGACAACTTGTCAGCTGGAGAAGAACTTGGACGGATATGCAAAGAAGCTTGTATATCAATGGCAATATGTTGCCaataaaatggatgaaaatctaCTACTTGGCGTCAACTTGACTG GTGGGAATCCAACTGAAGGAGCAAAACCAAATCACAAGGCAACATTCTTCTCTTTATTTCTTGGAAACTCACACCAACTCATTGCAACCATGAACACAACATTCCCTCAATTGGGGTTAACAAACAACGATTGCCAACAAACAAGCTGGATACAATCAACCCTCCTTGCAGCAGGCTTCACAAACAGAGACCCCTTGGAATTCTTGCTAACCAAAACATCATTCAACACCGTCGCCTACAAAATCAAATCCGACTACGTCAACAAACCCATCTCCAAGCATGCATTCAAGGGGATTTGGGACAGATTAAAGTCCCCAAAAATGGAATCTGCACAGCTTTTGTTGTTCCCTTATGGTGGAAGAATGAGCCAAATTCCTACGTGGGAGACTCCTTTTTCACATAGAGCTGAGTTTATGTACAAAATCTCGTACGTTGTGGGGTGGGCAGAGCAAAGCATGGAGGCAAATGAGAGGAATTTGAATTGGGTTCGAGAATTTTATGAGTACATGAGTCCTTTTGTTTCGAACTCACCCAGGGCTGCCTATGTTAATTACAGAGATCTTGACATTGGAATGAACAATGAGTATGGTAGCACGAGCTACGAGGAAGCTCGTGTTTGGGGGGAAATGTACTTTGGGGATAATTTCAAGAGGCTTGTGCGTGTTAAGAACAAGGTTGATcctttaaatttctttagGCATGAACAGAGTGTACCTCCTCTCACACTGTCATAG
- the LOC111783370 gene encoding berberine bridge enzyme-like 27 gives MKSSPLTLLSLTFIVLCSSSLWAAPSSNQNKDFIQCLLHHSPDTHSITKLVYTPINASYSSLLNFSIKNLRFSTPKTPKPLAIITPSNIPHIQAAIICSKSHGLQIRIRSGGHDLEGLSFVAHVPFIVVDLINLSSVEVDVEKNTAWVQSGASLGELYYRIAEKSRTLAFPAGLCPTVGVGGQFSGGGYGMLMRKYGLAADNVVDAYLVDGNGEFFDRERMGEELFWGIRGGGGGSFGVVVAWKVKLVPVPATVTVCATSKSLVDGAINLIDKWQYVADKLDENLFLGIILAGGGKTNPLAIFFSLFLGKADELVTILNNAFPELGLSKENCIETSWIEAALIAANGFQTGEVLEALLNRSALIPPINSGRSKTKSDYVKQPMTRTAIEGMWNRSKSQEIERASLVFIPYGGKMSEISDSEIPFPHRAGNRYEIDYIVGWDEQGVEAEKRHLNWMRELYSYMAPFVSNSPRAAYVNCRDLDIGSNDMYGRTSYERARVWGLKYFGNNFDRLVHVKTKVDPYDFFRHEQSIPTLSPTQEFSKIVEQCDVLFYIYSKLCPQRPLG, from the exons ATGAAATCTTCTCCATTAACCCTTCTTTCACTTACCTTCATTGTTCTATGTTCATCTTCCTTATGGGCTGCACCTTCTTCCAACCAAAACAAGGACTTTATTCAATGTCTTCTCCATCATTCTCCAGACACTCACTCCATAACCAAGCTTGTTTACACTCCCATCAACGCCTCATATTCATCTCTCTTGAATTTCTCCATTAAAAACCTTAGATTTTCAACGCCCAAAACCCCAAAGCCACTTGCAATCATAACCCCATCAAACATTCCCCACATTCAAGCAGCCATCATATGCTCCAAATCCCATGGCCTTCAAATCCGTATTCGAAGTGGCGGTCATGACCTCGAGGGGCTTTCTTTTGTCGCCCATGTCCCTTTCATCGTCGTCGATTTGATTAATTTGAGCTCGGTCGAGGTCGATGTCGAGAAAAATACTGCATGGGTTCAGTCCGGGGCGAGTCTTGGTGAACTTTACTATAGAATTGCGGAGAAAAGTCGGACGTTGGCGTTTCCGGCAGGGCTTTGTCCGACGGTTGGTGTTGGTGGGCAGTTTAGTGGCGGTGGGTATGGGATGTTGATGAGGAAATATGGACTTGCGGCGGATAATGTGGTGGATGCTTACTTGGTTGATGGTAATGGGGAGTTTTTTGATAGAGAGAGGATGGGGGAGGAGTTGTTTTGGGGTATTAGAGGCGGCGGTGGAGGGAGCTTTGGGGTTGTTGTGGCGTGGAAGGTGAAGCTGGTTCCGGTTCCGGCGACTGTAACGGTTTGTGCAACTAGCAAGAGTTTGGTGGATGGTGCAATTAACCTCATTGATAAGTGGCAATATGTGGCTGACAAAttggatgaaaatttattCCTTGGCATCATTTTGGCTG GAGGAGGCAAAACAAACCCATTAGCTATATTCTTCTCCTTGTTTCTCGGAAAGGCAGACGAGCTCGTGACAATACTAAACAACGCGTTTCCCGAACTGGGtttatcaaaagaaaactGCATAGAAACGAGCTGGATAGAAGCAGCCCTTATAGCAGCCAACGGGTTCCAAACAGGCGAGGTCTTAGAAGCCCTGCTCAATAGATCAGCCCTGATACCACCAATCAACAGCGGCAGAAGCAAAACCAAATCCGACTATGTCAAGCAGCCCATGACTAGAACAGCAATCGAGGGCATGTGGAACAGATCAAAATCTCAGGAAATAGAAAGGGCAAGCCTTGTATTCATCCCATATGGAGGAAAAATGAGTGAAATTTCAGACTCAGAAATTCCCTTCCCACATAGAGCTGGAAATCGATACGAGATCGATTACATTGTCGGGTGGGACGAGCAAGGCGTGGAAGCAGAGAAAAGACACTTGAATTGGATGCGAGAGCTTTACAGCTACATGGCTCCTTTTGTGTCGAATTCGCCAAGGGCTGCATATGTCAATTGTAGAGACCTTGACATTGGATCAAACGACATGTATGGACGAACAAGCTACGAGCGAGCACGAGTTTGGGGTTTGAAGTATTTTGGCAACAATTTTGATAGGTTGGTGCATGTCAAGACTAAAGTGGATCCTTATGATTTCTTTAGGCATGAACAAAGCATACCCACTCTTTCCCCCACTCAAGAATTTAGCAAAATAGTTGAACAATGTGATGTTTTGTTTTACATTTATTCTAAACTATGCCCCCAACGACCGCTAGGCTAA
- the LOC111783699 gene encoding patellin-4, with protein sequence MTVEVVKLEGASMAAVEVPDEPKKVVIEEEKEEKSAVKTVEDEALKPSAIDKSSSYKEESNHLSDLKEFEKKALAELKSKLEEAILGNNLFKEDEPIKKEKETEQPIKETEQSIEETEQSIEETEQKPEEKNNEEQTQKINEEIMEVSLWGVPLLPSKGTEATDVILLKFLRAREFKVNEAYEMLQKTLSWRKKSNIDSILKEEFPSDLESAALMNGVDREGHPVCYNVFGVFETEDLYQKTFGTEEKTEQFLRWRFQVMEKGIQKLDLKPGGVSSLLQINDLKNSPGPVKKELRIATKKAVAILQDNYPEFVAKNIFINVPFWYYALNALLSPFLTQRTKSKIVVARPAKVTETLLKYIPAEEIPVQYGGFKRENDGAFTPEDSGVSELNLKAGSTASIEIPAGQGESQVIWDLTVVGWEVNYKEEFVPSDEGSYTIIVQKGKKMSGSEEPVRNSFRNSEAGKIVLTVENVSNKKKRVLYRFKTKNIE encoded by the exons ATGACTGTGGAGGTTGTTAAGCTTGAAGGTGCTTCAATGGCGGCTGTGGAGGTTCCAGATGAGCCGAAGAAGGTTGTTattgaagaggaaaaggaagaaaaaagcgCTGTGAAGACTGTTGAAGATGAAGCGTTGAAGCCATCCGCCATTGATAAGAGCTCTTCTtacaaagaagaaagcaacCATCTCTCTGATTTGAAGGAATTCGAGAAGAAAGCTTTGGCTGAACTTAAATCCAAACTCGAAGAAGCCATTCTTGGGAATAATCTCTTCAAAGAAGATGAACCCATtaagaaggagaaagaaacagagcaaCCCATTAAAGAAACAGAGCAATCCAttgaagaaacagagcaaTCCATTGAAGAAACAGAGCAGAAACCAGAGGAGAAGAACAACGAAGAACAAACCCAGAAAATCAACGAGGAGATAATGGAAGTTTCTCTTTGGGGGGTTCCTCTGTTACCAAGCAAAGGAACAGAGGCCACTGATGTGATACTCTTGAAGTTCTTAAGAGCAAGAGAATTCAAAGTGAATGAAGCATACGAAATGCTTCAAAAAACCCTTTCATGGCGGAAGAAATCCAACATCGATTCCATCTTGAAAGAGGAATTCCCCTCCGATTTGGAATCTGCAGCGCTCATGAACGGCGTCGATCGTGAAGGACACCCAGTTTGCTACAATGTCTTTGGAGTTTTCGAAACCGAAGATCTTTACCAGAAAACGTTCGGAACAGAGGAGAAAACAGAGCAGTTCTTAAGATGGAGATTCCAAGTTATGGAGAAAGGGATTCAAAAGCTCGATCTGAAACCTGGTGGGGTTTCTTCTCTGCTTCAGATTAACGATTTGAAGAACTCCCCTGGCCCCGTTAAGAAAGAGCTCAGAATCGCCACCAAGAAAGCCGTCGCAATTTTACAGGACAATTACCCTGAATTTGTCGCCAAGAAT ATATTCATCAATGTTCCATTTTGGTACTACGCGTTAAACGCTCTGCTTTCGCCGTTCTTAACTCAAAGAACCAAGAGCAAGATCGTAGTAGCTCGACCAGCAAAAGTAACCGAAACCCTTTTAAAGTACATTCCAGCAGAGGAAATCCCCGTCCAATACGGCGGTTTCAAGAGAGAAAACGACGGCGCGTTCACCCCAGAAGACAGCGGCGTTTCAGAGCTGAACCTGAAGGCAGGTTCGACGGCGTCCATTGAAATTCCGGCAGGTCAGGGGGAGAGCCAAGTGATCTGGGATCTGACGGTGGTGGGTTGGGAAGTGAATTATAAAGAGGAATTTGTGCCGTCAGATGAAGGGTCGTACACGATTATTGTgcagaaggggaagaagatgagtgGCAGTGAAGAACCGGTGAGGAACAGTTTTAGGAACAGTGAGGCAGGGAAGATTGTGCTGACAGTGGAGAATGTTTCgaacaagaagaagagggtTTTGTATCGATTCAAGACGAAGAATATCGAGTGA